A genome region from Euzebya rosea includes the following:
- a CDS encoding glutamate--cysteine ligase, with protein sequence MGRDIDTIQFTREDRRRYREKVKKCLRVLEGLIDSGRFSTGRRTLGVELEVYLTDERAQVLPVNAEVLAALASPDFQTELAQFNMEFATPPRPVQGDCFVQVEDELRQSLVRASAKAADFDAHVVMIGILPTLTDFDVTEQNLSTNPRYKALNDAILNARGEDLIIHIEGDETLSTVTNSILFEAACTSMQLHLQVDPDDFARYWNAAQVVSGPLVAMAANSPFFLGKRLHHETRIALFEQATDTRTEELAEQGVRPRVWFGEKWLTEGVLELFEENVRYFPSLLPITEATDPDEILASGDIPRLEELTLHNGTVYRWNRPVYDIAGGRPHLRIENRVLPAGPTVIDCAANVALYYGLLAGLADTQAPVWPEMSFTAAEDNFFAAARYGIGAELYWPGIGMVGAQELMLRHLIPLARRGLEAWDIDSSDIDRYLSIIEQRAVSGRNGAVWQIEAFDHALESHGLSRAAAREAVTTRYTELHQQGEPVHTWPVTAGDALEDRS encoded by the coding sequence ATGGGCCGCGACATCGACACCATCCAGTTCACGCGCGAGGACCGACGTCGGTACCGCGAGAAGGTCAAGAAGTGCCTGCGCGTGCTGGAGGGACTGATCGACTCGGGACGGTTCTCCACCGGCCGTCGCACGCTTGGGGTGGAGCTCGAGGTCTACCTGACCGACGAACGCGCGCAGGTCCTTCCCGTCAACGCCGAGGTCCTCGCCGCGCTTGCCTCGCCGGACTTCCAGACCGAGCTGGCCCAGTTCAACATGGAGTTCGCCACGCCGCCCCGGCCGGTCCAGGGCGACTGCTTCGTGCAGGTCGAGGACGAGCTGCGCCAGTCCCTCGTCCGCGCATCGGCCAAGGCCGCGGACTTCGACGCCCACGTCGTCATGATCGGGATCCTCCCCACGCTGACCGACTTCGACGTGACCGAGCAGAACCTGTCGACCAACCCGCGGTACAAGGCCCTCAACGACGCCATCCTCAACGCGCGCGGTGAGGACCTGATCATCCACATCGAGGGTGACGAGACGTTGTCGACGGTCACCAACTCCATCCTCTTCGAGGCCGCCTGCACCTCGATGCAGCTGCACCTCCAGGTCGACCCCGACGACTTCGCCCGGTACTGGAACGCCGCCCAGGTCGTGTCGGGTCCGCTGGTCGCCATGGCGGCCAACTCGCCGTTCTTCCTGGGCAAGCGGCTGCACCACGAGACACGGATCGCCCTGTTCGAGCAGGCCACCGACACCCGCACCGAGGAGCTCGCCGAGCAGGGTGTGCGCCCGAGGGTGTGGTTCGGGGAGAAGTGGCTGACCGAGGGGGTGCTGGAGCTGTTCGAGGAGAACGTGCGCTACTTCCCCTCGCTGCTGCCGATCACCGAGGCCACCGACCCCGACGAGATCCTGGCGTCGGGGGACATCCCCCGGCTGGAGGAGCTGACGCTGCACAACGGCACGGTGTACCGGTGGAACCGACCGGTCTACGACATCGCGGGCGGGCGGCCGCACCTGCGGATCGAGAACCGGGTCCTCCCGGCCGGGCCGACGGTGATCGACTGCGCTGCCAACGTCGCGCTGTACTACGGGCTGCTCGCTGGCCTGGCCGACACCCAGGCACCGGTGTGGCCGGAGATGAGCTTCACCGCGGCGGAGGACAACTTCTTCGCCGCCGCCAGGTACGGCATCGGCGCCGAGCTGTACTGGCCGGGGATCGGCATGGTCGGTGCCCAGGAGCTGATGCTGCGCCACCTGATCCCGCTGGCCCGCCGTGGCCTGGAGGCGTGGGACATCGACTCCTCCGACATCGACCGCTACCTGTCGATCATCGAGCAGCGCGCGGTGTCGGGCCGCAACGGTGCCGTCTGGCAGATCGAGGCCTTCGACCACGCCCTGGAGTCCCACGGGCTGTCACGGGCCGCCGCCCGGGAAGCGGTGACCACGCGCTACACCGAGCTGCACCAGCAGGGCGAACCGGTCCACACGTGGCCGGTCACCGCCGGGGACGCGCTCGAGGATCGGTCGTAG
- a CDS encoding ABC transporter permease yields the protein MTALVQTPTATGGLGHTLTDIGIMTQRNLLKLVRSPQLVVFSTIQPIMFVLLFNFVFGGALEIPGVDNYINFLLPGIFAQTALFGSTNTGIVLHEDLSQGMVDRFRSLPMARSAVLAGRTIADSTRGLFTVTLMVAVGYVIGFRFQNGVLNALLAIALVVLFGHAFSWISANIGLRASTAETAQTAGFIWVFPLVFASSAFVPTASMPGWLQAFANNQPVTMLVNAVRGLALPPWTRRSPRRSASPTPPVRSSARCCGSARCSRSSSRWPSAGTAGRRRERSPHPRVVTAQPARGPTAAGVACT from the coding sequence GTGACCGCGCTCGTCCAGACGCCGACCGCCACAGGCGGCCTCGGCCACACGCTGACCGACATCGGCATCATGACCCAGCGGAACCTGCTGAAGCTGGTCCGCTCCCCGCAGCTGGTCGTGTTCTCCACGATCCAGCCGATCATGTTCGTGCTGCTGTTCAACTTCGTCTTCGGCGGTGCGCTGGAGATCCCCGGCGTCGACAACTACATCAACTTCCTGCTGCCCGGCATCTTCGCCCAGACCGCCCTGTTCGGGTCCACCAACACGGGGATCGTCCTGCACGAGGACCTCAGCCAGGGCATGGTCGACCGGTTCCGTTCCCTGCCGATGGCCCGCTCGGCCGTGCTGGCCGGCCGCACCATCGCCGACTCGACACGCGGCTTGTTCACCGTCACGCTGATGGTGGCCGTCGGCTACGTCATCGGCTTCCGGTTCCAGAACGGCGTGCTCAACGCGCTGCTCGCCATCGCGCTGGTGGTCCTGTTCGGCCACGCGTTCTCGTGGATCAGCGCCAACATCGGCCTTCGTGCGTCCACCGCCGAGACCGCGCAGACCGCCGGGTTCATCTGGGTCTTCCCGCTGGTGTTCGCCTCGAGCGCCTTCGTACCGACCGCGTCCATGCCGGGCTGGCTGCAGGCCTTCGCCAACAACCAGCCGGTCACCATGCTCGTCAACGCCGTCCGCGGGCTGGCGCTGCCCCCATGGACCCGGCGATCGCCGCGCAGATCGGCATCGCCGACACCACCCGTTCGGTCATCGGCTCGCTGCTGTGGATCGGCGCGTTGCTCGCGGTCTTCGTCCCGCTGGCCATCCGCGGGTACCGCCGGGCGTCGGCGTGAGCGGTCACCGCACCCCCGCGTCGTGACGGCTCAGCCGGCGAGGGGGCCGACCGCCGCCGGCGTGGCCTGCACGTAG
- a CDS encoding succinylglutamate desuccinylase/aspartoacylase family protein — MLFHHIEDDDAIWDLVADRSDEEVLAELDGKPALMHLEGTLPGPHRMISVMLHGNEDSGLRGLLAWLRDKPRPTHPLWLFIGNVRAATQDGWFAHRYLPDQEDFNRVWGIHPVSTRMRRCASEVLAIVTAQPLDAAIDVHNNTGDNPLYAIVPRPLEETYALAGAVADVGLLWGTQEYTLMQALEPYCPAIAVECGMAGVPEHADLARGVIERFVAMPHIDPTMPRPPHLFQVRYRVEVRPEVAFDFVDELDPDELDFAIQPGLDRNNFGMLLAGVPIGRILPGSDLPLVVTDVDGNDATGRLFDVRVDGTVVTAEDMVPAMMTRTHLQTRRDCLFYVVRRRAEEGDPWA, encoded by the coding sequence GTGCTCTTCCACCACATCGAGGACGACGACGCCATCTGGGACCTCGTCGCGGATCGTTCCGACGAGGAGGTGCTGGCCGAGCTCGACGGCAAGCCCGCGTTGATGCACCTCGAGGGGACCCTGCCAGGGCCGCACCGGATGATCTCGGTCATGCTGCACGGCAACGAGGACTCCGGCCTGCGCGGCCTGCTGGCCTGGCTGCGCGACAAGCCGCGTCCCACCCATCCGTTGTGGCTGTTCATCGGCAACGTGCGGGCGGCCACGCAGGACGGATGGTTCGCCCACCGGTACCTGCCGGACCAGGAGGACTTCAACCGGGTGTGGGGCATCCACCCCGTGTCGACCCGGATGCGCCGCTGCGCATCGGAGGTCCTGGCGATCGTGACGGCACAGCCGCTCGACGCCGCCATCGACGTGCACAACAACACCGGCGACAACCCCCTGTACGCCATCGTGCCCCGTCCGCTGGAGGAGACCTACGCGCTGGCCGGTGCCGTGGCGGACGTGGGCCTGCTCTGGGGCACCCAGGAGTACACGTTGATGCAGGCCCTGGAGCCGTACTGCCCGGCCATCGCGGTCGAGTGCGGCATGGCCGGGGTGCCCGAGCACGCCGACCTCGCCAGGGGCGTGATCGAGCGGTTCGTCGCGATGCCCCACATCGATCCGACCATGCCCAGGCCCCCTCACCTGTTCCAGGTGCGCTACCGCGTCGAGGTCCGTCCGGAGGTGGCCTTCGACTTCGTCGACGAGCTCGACCCCGACGAGCTCGACTTCGCGATCCAGCCGGGCCTGGACCGCAACAACTTCGGGATGCTGCTGGCCGGCGTGCCGATCGGGAGGATCCTTCCCGGCAGCGACCTGCCGCTCGTCGTCACCGACGTCGACGGCAACGACGCGACCGGTCGGCTGTTCGACGTCCGTGTCGACGGCACGGTCGTCACCGCCGAGGACATGGTTCCCGCGATGATGACCCGGACCCATCTCCAGACCAGGCGCGACTGCCTGTTCTACGTCGTCCGTCGCAGGGCGGAGGAGGGGGACCCGTGGGCCTGA
- a CDS encoding WS/DGAT/MGAT family O-acyltransferase gives MPITDSGFLDVEGRERPMHVGSLALFSPPEGAGPAFAGDLYRRAMATQEVSRRLRMKPVRKGGVGPWEWQEDDAIDLEYHVRHSALPHPGRVRELLALASRLHGTLLHRSRPLWESNVIEGLEDGRFAVYTKMHHALVDGVTGMKLLQRSLSTDPDERDAPAPWARMDPPPRVLDPGEPTGRPNPLRAVQGAVAGVASGVREGVRAVTGSSEAAVRTLWRSFSEEASRMPFQAPRTMFNVPISGARRFAADGYAMDRIRAVRDSTGATVNDVVMAMSAGALRRYLLDLDALPEDPLIAAVPVSLHGEGSGDGNNVGIVLCNLGTHLASPEARLELVRESMDRGKLTLKGLNQLGTLMLSAMNFVPAGLGALPFDLDALRRPAFNVLISNVPGPRQPLYFNGAKLDGLYPMSIPTDGLALNITVTTYDGELQVGLTGCRRTVPHLQRLLTHLDDSLTELEALG, from the coding sequence ATGCCGATCACCGACTCGGGGTTCCTCGACGTCGAGGGCCGCGAGCGGCCCATGCACGTCGGCAGCCTCGCGTTGTTCTCCCCGCCCGAGGGCGCCGGACCAGCCTTCGCCGGCGACCTCTACCGTCGGGCCATGGCCACCCAGGAGGTCTCGCGCCGCCTGCGGATGAAGCCGGTCCGCAAGGGCGGTGTGGGGCCCTGGGAGTGGCAGGAGGACGATGCCATCGACCTCGAGTACCACGTCCGGCACTCCGCCCTGCCGCACCCGGGTCGGGTCCGTGAGCTGCTGGCGCTGGCCAGCCGCCTGCACGGCACCCTGCTGCACCGGAGCCGGCCGCTGTGGGAGTCCAACGTCATCGAGGGGCTCGAGGACGGCCGGTTCGCCGTGTACACCAAGATGCACCACGCCCTGGTGGACGGCGTGACGGGCATGAAGCTGCTGCAGCGGTCGTTGTCCACCGACCCCGACGAACGGGACGCCCCGGCGCCGTGGGCACGCATGGATCCGCCGCCGCGAGTCCTCGACCCCGGCGAACCCACCGGACGGCCCAACCCGCTCCGTGCGGTGCAGGGCGCGGTCGCCGGTGTGGCCTCGGGCGTTCGTGAGGGGGTCCGGGCCGTCACCGGGTCCTCGGAAGCCGCCGTGCGCACGTTGTGGCGCTCGTTCTCCGAGGAAGCCTCCCGCATGCCGTTCCAGGCGCCCCGGACGATGTTCAACGTGCCGATCAGCGGTGCCCGACGCTTCGCCGCCGACGGCTACGCCATGGACCGCATCCGTGCGGTCCGCGACAGCACGGGCGCGACCGTCAACGACGTCGTCATGGCCATGTCGGCGGGGGCGTTGCGTCGCTACCTGCTGGACCTCGACGCGTTGCCGGAGGATCCGCTCATCGCCGCCGTGCCCGTGTCGTTGCACGGGGAGGGCTCCGGCGACGGCAACAACGTCGGCATCGTGCTGTGCAACCTCGGCACCCACCTGGCCAGTCCCGAGGCCCGGCTGGAGCTGGTCCGCGAGTCGATGGACCGCGGCAAGCTGACGCTGAAGGGCCTCAACCAGCTCGGCACGCTGATGCTGTCGGCCATGAACTTCGTGCCGGCCGGGCTGGGCGCACTGCCGTTCGACCTCGACGCCCTGCGACGGCCGGCGTTCAACGTGCTGATCTCCAACGTGCCCGGACCGCGACAGCCCCTCTACTTCAACGGGGCGAAGCTCGACGGCCTGTACCCGATGTCGATCCCGACCGACGGCCTGGCGCTCAACATCACCGTCACCACCTACGACGGCGAGCTGCAGGTCGGCCTGACCGGCTGCCGGCGAACCGTCCCGCACCTGCAGCGCCTGCTGACCCACCTCGACGACTCCCTGACGGAGCTGGAGGCCCTGGGCTGA
- a CDS encoding MarR family winged helix-turn-helix transcriptional regulator, whose translation MDDQADRCSTAAYEPLGKQVSRMLFELTGRMRAHLTAVADAVDLTPMQARALHHLTEPCPMGDVATRLQCDRSNVTGIVDRLEERGLVERRQDPTDRRRRMLVTTAEGDRVRQQMAERMVAGHPILAGLSVDQQADLRDLLATVLAASAGDSAPISVPPTAG comes from the coding sequence ATGGACGACCAGGCCGACAGGTGCTCGACTGCCGCCTACGAACCGCTCGGCAAGCAGGTCTCGCGGATGCTCTTCGAGCTGACGGGTCGCATGCGGGCGCACCTGACCGCGGTCGCCGACGCCGTCGACCTGACCCCCATGCAGGCCAGGGCGCTGCACCACCTCACCGAACCCTGCCCGATGGGTGACGTGGCGACCCGGCTGCAGTGCGATCGGTCCAACGTGACCGGGATCGTGGACCGGCTGGAGGAACGGGGCCTGGTCGAACGGCGTCAGGACCCGACCGACCGGCGGCGCCGGATGCTGGTCACCACCGCGGAGGGCGACCGGGTCAGGCAGCAGATGGCCGAACGCATGGTTGCGGGACACCCGATCCTCGCCGGTCTGTCGGTCGACCAGCAGGCCGACCTGCGTGACCTGCTGGCCACCGTCCTCGCGGCCAGCGCTGGCGACTCGGCGCCGATCTCCGTCCCGCCGACGGCGGGCTGA
- a CDS encoding SRPBCC family protein: MTTSRTIVRTGRAPAERVWDLLAQPSCWPAWAPHMWHVERADGGAAGPVEVGQALRIVSPVPRLGLSLTITAVEDGRSWTMEAELPVLGPVTSRHDLTVDGTDTRVAVTLEWAAHPALAVPVLRAYTPLATLSLDRLLGLAAREADGADMADRRMCRGTHHDHATH, encoded by the coding sequence GTGACCACCTCCAGGACGATCGTGCGGACGGGACGCGCCCCTGCCGAGCGGGTCTGGGACCTGCTGGCCCAGCCGTCCTGCTGGCCGGCATGGGCCCCGCACATGTGGCACGTCGAGCGCGCCGACGGGGGCGCGGCCGGCCCCGTCGAGGTCGGGCAGGCCCTGCGGATCGTGTCCCCGGTCCCACGGCTGGGGTTGTCGCTGACCATCACCGCCGTGGAGGACGGTCGGTCGTGGACCATGGAGGCCGAACTGCCGGTGCTGGGCCCGGTGACCTCCCGGCACGACCTGACCGTGGACGGCACGGACACCCGCGTTGCCGTGACCCTCGAGTGGGCCGCCCACCCGGCGCTGGCCGTGCCCGTGCTGAGGGCCTACACCCCCCTCGCGACCCTGTCCCTCGACCGGCTGCTGGGCCTCGCCGCGCGCGAGGCGGACGGGGCGGACATGGCCGACCGTCGTATGTGTCGAGGAACGCACCACGACCACGCGACCCACTAA
- a CDS encoding GGDEF domain-containing protein, translating into MKPNDGMGRDVGVALVAVAFAILHSLQRDPAMLYGLRAIGTVVLLGIFVHRAWQLPGRHIWVGLFLTMATLPLGDLAVATTGRADASTPFYVVTYTLGTITGIRLLRMRARHEGRSDSLVDTLFVSLAVGVVLWTVMIGPENGEVDTGTATIVVLATLIMSIIVGLTTSPGKKPWALTVLCLGVTLALVAAMFRGDLVPDAWISVVAFMARVLVLVSPLAHDAADLIRPSTPQRTHRPRLAMIGIGLLLLSGLNSVHGIHHGWLANAGSVIGLPLLAVLLLWRVSQVIRENDEITMALHEAAHTDALTLLENRRAIQRSVSRAVADGQHVTLLFVDLNGFKAINDKHGHDVGDEVLVHVSARLRTAVRADDIVGRLGGDEFLVVLPGEVSQTTVAEVIDRMEHALSKPLVIDGQTLWVGASIGLASRTDQESADALLARADAAMYKAKRSAHIARDPARRPQPVYVTSWSADMGLRQRQIPLDAHDLTPTGA; encoded by the coding sequence GTGAAGCCGAACGACGGGATGGGACGTGACGTGGGGGTGGCGCTTGTCGCCGTCGCCTTCGCGATCCTGCACTCGCTCCAGCGCGATCCCGCCATGTTGTACGGGCTTCGCGCCATCGGCACCGTCGTCCTGCTGGGCATCTTCGTGCATCGGGCGTGGCAGCTTCCCGGTCGCCACATCTGGGTCGGGTTGTTTCTGACGATGGCCACCCTCCCCCTCGGCGACCTGGCCGTCGCCACCACCGGTCGGGCCGACGCCTCGACCCCCTTCTACGTCGTCACCTACACGCTGGGCACCATCACCGGGATACGCCTCCTGCGCATGCGTGCCCGCCACGAGGGCCGCAGCGACAGCCTCGTCGACACGTTGTTCGTCAGCCTCGCCGTCGGTGTGGTCCTGTGGACCGTGATGATCGGCCCCGAGAACGGCGAGGTGGACACCGGGACGGCCACGATCGTGGTCCTGGCCACGCTCATCATGAGCATCATCGTCGGCCTGACCACGAGCCCGGGAAAGAAGCCATGGGCCCTGACCGTGCTGTGCCTCGGCGTGACGCTGGCCCTGGTGGCCGCCATGTTCCGCGGCGACCTCGTCCCGGACGCCTGGATCAGCGTCGTGGCCTTCATGGCCCGTGTGCTCGTGCTGGTCAGCCCGCTGGCCCATGACGCCGCGGACCTGATCCGGCCGAGCACCCCACAGCGAACCCACCGACCCCGCCTGGCGATGATCGGTATCGGCCTCCTGCTGCTGAGCGGCCTCAACAGCGTCCACGGGATCCACCACGGGTGGCTGGCCAACGCCGGCAGCGTCATCGGACTGCCCCTGCTCGCGGTGCTGCTCCTGTGGCGCGTGTCGCAGGTCATCAGGGAGAACGACGAGATCACCATGGCGCTGCACGAGGCCGCGCACACCGACGCCCTGACCCTGCTCGAGAACCGCAGGGCCATCCAGCGCTCGGTCAGTCGAGCCGTGGCCGACGGCCAGCACGTGACGCTGCTCTTCGTCGACCTCAACGGCTTCAAGGCCATCAACGACAAGCACGGCCACGACGTCGGCGACGAGGTCCTGGTGCACGTCAGCGCCCGCCTGCGCACCGCCGTGCGCGCCGACGACATCGTGGGTCGCCTCGGCGGCGACGAGTTCCTTGTCGTGCTGCCGGGCGAGGTGTCGCAGACGACGGTCGCCGAGGTCATCGACCGGATGGAGCATGCCCTGTCCAAGCCCCTCGTCATCGACGGGCAGACGTTGTGGGTCGGCGCCAGCATCGGGTTGGCCAGCCGAACCGACCAGGAGTCCGCCGACGCCCTCCTGGCCCGCGCCGACGCGGCGATGTACAAGGCCAAGCGGTCCGCCCACATCGCCCGCGACCCCGCACGACGCCCACAGCCGGTCTACGTCACGTCGTGGTCGGCGGACATGGGGCTGCGCCAGCGGCAGATCCCGCTGGACGCACACGACCTGACCCCCACCGGGGCGTAG
- the mca gene encoding mycothiol conjugate amidase Mca, with protein sequence MRASTPHAMFLHAHPDDESSKGAGTMARYAKEGYRVSVVTFTDGGQGEILNPAMADEPNVLDNLVEVRKGELAEALRLLGVTDHFDIGFPDSGYVKDFDGDGSVLTDDCFYNVPMADVLERVVPIIRETRPQVLVTYDERGGYPHPDHIRTHTATMAAWRAAADPTFVPEFGPAWRASKVYYQMTFTYRRLTMLQAECEVRGIESPFREWIDGWDTSRAERITTSIDVGEYIGLRGQALRAHRTQVDPAGNWFKVPDDLIAEVYPWEDFRLAHSEVVTDKPEDDLFAGLPVARP encoded by the coding sequence ATGCGCGCCTCGACACCCCACGCGATGTTCCTGCACGCCCACCCCGACGACGAGTCCTCCAAGGGGGCCGGGACGATGGCCCGCTACGCCAAGGAGGGGTACCGCGTGTCGGTGGTGACGTTCACCGACGGCGGGCAGGGCGAGATCCTCAACCCGGCGATGGCCGACGAGCCCAACGTGCTGGACAACCTCGTCGAGGTCCGGAAGGGTGAGCTGGCGGAGGCGCTGCGCCTGCTGGGCGTGACCGACCACTTCGACATCGGGTTCCCCGACTCCGGCTACGTCAAGGACTTCGACGGTGACGGGTCGGTGCTGACCGACGACTGCTTCTACAACGTCCCCATGGCCGATGTGCTGGAGCGGGTCGTGCCGATCATCCGCGAGACCCGTCCCCAGGTCCTGGTCACCTACGACGAGCGCGGCGGCTATCCCCACCCCGACCACATCCGCACCCACACCGCGACGATGGCGGCCTGGCGTGCAGCGGCCGACCCGACCTTCGTGCCCGAGTTCGGACCGGCGTGGCGGGCGTCGAAGGTCTACTACCAGATGACCTTCACCTACCGGCGGCTGACGATGCTGCAGGCCGAGTGCGAGGTCCGCGGCATCGAGTCGCCGTTCCGTGAGTGGATCGACGGCTGGGACACCTCCCGCGCCGAACGGATCACCACATCCATCGACGTCGGCGAGTACATCGGGCTTCGCGGCCAGGCGCTGCGGGCACACCGCACCCAGGTCGACCCGGCGGGAAACTGGTTCAAGGTGCCCGACGACCTGATCGCAGAGGTCTACCCGTGGGAGGACTTCCGGCTGGCCCACAGCGAGGTCGTCACCGACAAGCCCGAGGACGACCTGTTCGCCGGGTTGCCCGTCGCCCGCCCCTGA
- a CDS encoding ATP-binding cassette domain-containing protein, which produces MPEPIIRVEGITKSFGDVHALRGVDLEVAEGTVLGLLGPNGAGKTTLVRVLTTLLQPTSGRATVAGLDVVTQAQALRSQIGLAGQYAAVDGDLTGRENLVMVGRLYRLGRAEAVRRAEEVLERISLTEASTRPVKTYSGGMRRRLDLAASLVGRPRVLFLDEPTTGLDPRSRIELWQLITELVSDGTSLLLTTQYLEEADQLADRIAVIDHGSLIAEGTADELKARLGGDVIELRVADPSRTTDAATALAPIAAEAPRTNADAGEVVVPVADGASKLIEAVRALDGASIELLDIQLRRPTLDEVFLTLTADAPSDGATAAGSPATSATTPDRTMQEVQK; this is translated from the coding sequence GTGCCAGAACCCATCATCCGCGTCGAGGGCATCACCAAGTCCTTCGGCGACGTGCACGCCCTCAGGGGCGTCGACCTCGAGGTCGCCGAGGGCACCGTCCTCGGCCTGCTCGGCCCCAACGGCGCCGGCAAGACCACCCTCGTCCGCGTCCTGACGACCCTCCTGCAGCCCACCAGCGGCCGGGCCACGGTCGCTGGCCTGGACGTGGTCACGCAGGCGCAGGCCCTTCGCAGCCAGATCGGTCTGGCCGGCCAGTACGCGGCGGTCGACGGTGACCTGACCGGGCGCGAGAACCTCGTCATGGTCGGTCGGCTCTACCGGCTGGGCAGGGCCGAAGCGGTTCGCCGGGCCGAGGAGGTCCTGGAGCGGATCAGCCTGACCGAGGCGTCCACCCGACCCGTCAAGACCTACTCCGGTGGCATGCGACGGCGCCTGGACCTGGCCGCCAGCCTCGTCGGGCGTCCGCGGGTGTTGTTCCTGGACGAACCGACCACCGGCCTGGACCCACGGTCGCGCATCGAGCTGTGGCAGCTCATCACCGAGCTGGTCAGCGACGGCACGTCCCTGCTGCTGACCACCCAGTACCTGGAGGAGGCCGATCAGCTGGCCGACCGCATCGCCGTGATCGACCACGGCTCGCTGATCGCGGAGGGCACCGCCGACGAGCTGAAGGCCCGCCTCGGTGGGGACGTGATCGAGCTGCGGGTCGCCGACCCGAGCCGGACCACCGACGCCGCCACGGCCCTGGCCCCGATCGCTGCGGAGGCCCCCCGGACCAACGCCGACGCCGGCGAGGTCGTGGTCCCGGTCGCCGACGGTGCCAGCAAGCTCATCGAGGCCGTGCGCGCACTCGACGGCGCGTCGATCGAGCTGCTCGACATCCAGCTGCGCCGGCCGACCCTCGACGAGGTGTTCCTGACCCTCACCGCCGACGCCCCGTCCGACGGCGCGACGGCTGCTGGCAGCCCCGCGACGTCGGCAACCACTCCCGACCGCACCATGCAGGAGGTCCAGAAGTGA
- a CDS encoding competence/damage-inducible protein A, giving the protein MSDLRASIVVIGDEILGGFVHDTNSHWLAGQLQVQGIPLDRVQTVPDTMAAIDEGLRMELGRSRPRLIMTSGGIGSTPDDLTMEAVAATLGRDLVVNEEIDRRITLALEWTAGTGATVTPDHERAMRRMARVPEGTYLLQGARGVAPGVAVDVDGGLADAGVTIVILPGIPGELKRIYTDGIVPELLTGVGTPQHVVEMTHGYPESSLNPVFDRLVADFPDVHLGSYPGKECTIRLKGERRRVEAAESVVRAYLQELDGDPGATELKTAWASRWTD; this is encoded by the coding sequence ATGTCGGACCTGCGCGCCTCGATCGTCGTCATCGGCGACGAGATCCTGGGTGGTTTCGTGCACGACACCAACAGCCACTGGCTGGCCGGGCAGCTGCAGGTGCAGGGCATCCCGCTGGACCGGGTGCAGACCGTGCCCGACACCATGGCCGCCATCGACGAGGGCCTGCGGATGGAGCTCGGCCGCAGCCGACCCCGGCTGATCATGACGTCCGGTGGCATCGGCTCGACCCCCGACGACCTGACGATGGAGGCGGTGGCCGCGACGCTCGGTCGTGACCTGGTGGTCAACGAGGAGATCGACCGTCGGATCACGCTGGCGCTGGAGTGGACGGCCGGCACCGGTGCCACGGTGACACCGGACCACGAACGGGCGATGCGTCGCATGGCCCGGGTGCCGGAGGGGACCTACCTGCTGCAGGGGGCGCGTGGGGTCGCGCCGGGCGTGGCCGTCGACGTCGATGGCGGGCTGGCGGACGCCGGCGTCACCATCGTCATCCTCCCCGGCATCCCCGGCGAGCTGAAGCGGATCTACACCGACGGGATCGTGCCCGAGCTGCTGACCGGCGTCGGGACGCCACAGCACGTGGTCGAGATGACCCACGGGTATCCGGAGTCCTCGCTGAACCCGGTGTTCGACCGTCTGGTCGCCGACTTCCCCGATGTGCACCTGGGTTCCTACCCGGGCAAGGAGTGCACCATCAGGCTGAAGGGCGAACGCAGGAGGGTCGAGGCGGCCGAGTCGGTCGTGCGTGCCTACCTGCAGGAGCTCGACGGCGACCCCGGCGCGACCGAGCTGAAGACGGCCTGGGCCAGCCGCTGGACCGACTGA